A stretch of Dyella sp. BiH032 DNA encodes these proteins:
- the dxs gene encoding 1-deoxy-D-xylulose-5-phosphate synthase: MYDLLQTINTPADLRRLPRDALHQLAGELRAFVLESVSATGGHLSSNLGSIELTIALHYVFDTPDDRLVWDVGHQSYPHKILTGRRESMAGLRQFGGISGFPRRSESEYDTFGTAHSSTAISASLGMAHGARIKQESRHCVAVVGDGALSAGMAFEAMNNAGVAEDLPLLVVLNDNDMSISPPVGALRYCFGRLIASRFYAQARRQAQYALRGIPPIRRLAGRLEAQVKGLVTPSTLFEEFGFHYTGPIDGHDLDALIDALQNLRQQPGPQWLHVVTQKGHGYKLAEADPVQYHGPGKFDPKVGLTASGGGGKPSYTQVFSQWVCDEAALDPRVVAITPAMREGSGLVEFEKRHPDRYFDVAIAEQHAVTFAAGLATEGLRPVVAIYSTFLQRGYDQLIHDVALQNLPVAFAIDRAGIVGADGATHMGAFDLAYLRCVPNMVVMAASDENECRQMLHTAVQHDGPCAVRYPRGTGPGVAIEQAMSCLPIGKGEIRRMSNARSGQRIAILAFGSMVAPSLAAAEALDATVANMRFVKPLDEALLRHLAQTHDALVTVEEGCLMGGAGSACLEYLATEGLSVRILRLGLPDEFVEHGDPATLLALYGLDAAGIRLRIERFVDGLASPAAPFPPHHHARPLRAVAREAIGP; this comes from the coding sequence CACGCCGGACGATCGCCTCGTGTGGGACGTAGGCCACCAATCGTATCCCCACAAGATCCTCACCGGGCGTCGCGAATCGATGGCCGGCCTGCGGCAGTTCGGCGGCATCTCCGGCTTCCCGCGGCGCAGCGAGTCCGAATACGACACGTTCGGCACCGCACACTCCAGCACCGCCATATCGGCGTCGCTCGGCATGGCCCATGGCGCGCGCATCAAACAGGAGTCGCGGCATTGCGTGGCCGTGGTGGGCGACGGCGCGTTGAGCGCCGGCATGGCCTTCGAGGCGATGAACAACGCCGGAGTGGCAGAAGACCTGCCGCTACTGGTGGTGCTCAACGACAACGACATGTCGATCTCGCCGCCAGTCGGCGCGCTGCGCTACTGCTTCGGGCGCCTGATCGCCAGCCGTTTCTACGCGCAGGCCAGGCGGCAGGCGCAGTACGCCTTGCGCGGCATCCCGCCGATCCGGCGCCTCGCCGGCCGGCTCGAGGCTCAAGTCAAAGGCTTGGTCACACCCTCCACCTTGTTCGAGGAGTTCGGCTTCCACTACACCGGCCCCATCGACGGCCACGACCTGGACGCCCTGATCGATGCGCTGCAGAACCTGCGGCAGCAACCGGGCCCGCAGTGGCTGCATGTCGTGACGCAGAAAGGCCACGGCTACAAACTGGCCGAAGCCGACCCTGTCCAGTACCACGGCCCGGGCAAGTTCGATCCCAAGGTCGGGCTGACGGCGTCCGGTGGCGGCGGCAAGCCCAGCTACACCCAGGTGTTTTCGCAATGGGTCTGCGACGAAGCGGCGCTCGATCCGCGCGTGGTCGCCATCACGCCAGCGATGCGCGAGGGCTCCGGTCTGGTCGAATTCGAGAAACGCCATCCCGACCGCTACTTCGACGTTGCCATCGCCGAACAGCACGCCGTGACCTTCGCGGCGGGCCTCGCCACCGAAGGCCTGCGCCCGGTCGTGGCGATCTATTCGACCTTTCTGCAGCGCGGCTACGACCAGCTGATTCACGATGTGGCGCTGCAGAACCTGCCGGTGGCTTTCGCCATCGACCGCGCCGGCATCGTGGGCGCCGACGGCGCCACGCACATGGGCGCGTTCGACCTGGCCTATCTGCGCTGCGTGCCGAACATGGTGGTGATGGCGGCCAGCGACGAGAACGAATGCCGACAGATGCTGCACACCGCCGTCCAGCACGACGGCCCCTGCGCCGTGCGCTATCCGCGGGGCACCGGCCCGGGCGTCGCCATCGAGCAGGCGATGTCCTGCCTGCCCATCGGCAAGGGCGAGATTCGGCGCATGTCGAATGCGCGCTCCGGACAGCGCATCGCCATCCTCGCTTTCGGCTCGATGGTCGCGCCCAGCCTGGCGGCCGCCGAAGCACTGGACGCCACGGTCGCCAACATGCGCTTCGTCAAACCGCTGGATGAGGCCTTGTTGCGCCATCTCGCGCAGACCCACGACGCCTTGGTCACGGTCGAGGAAGGTTGCCTGATGGGCGGCGCCGGCTCGGCCTGCCTGGAGTATCTCGCTACCGAAGGTCTTTCCGTCCGAATCCTGCGGCTGGGGTTGCCCGACGAGTTCGTCGAACACGGCGACCCCGCGACGCTGCTCGCCCTGTACGGACTCGACGCGGCGGGCATCCGCCTGCGCATCGAACGGTTCGTCGACGGCCTGGCGTCGCCAGCCGCGCCCTTCCCGCCCCATCACCACGCCCGACCTTTGCGCGCGGTTGCACGGGAGGCCATCGGGCCATGA
- a CDS encoding cytochrome P450 yields the protein MNAIAMTDNEPPVAHGAVPLLGHVPKFARDPLGFLSALRDDGELVRLRLGPRPAYAACSPALLGELLSSDPETFIVGGPMWDALKALLGEGVATSNGALHRRQRRMIQPAFRREQVARYAPAMHEEAEAMAAGWQDGKPVDITGATFDLSVRVVARTLLRTDALAESAELGSALRTLFRGMYRQMLLSPLPLPRRLTRGNRAFRQALASLHGIVDQVIAQRRADAAGDDLVATLLAARDEATGQPLDHQEIHDHVISLLVGGTDSVAATMAWLLLHLAQHADVQQRIHDELCAARSTGPLDATRLRELPYLRNVVTESMRIQPAVWLFTRRASRAVVLGGYRIEAGADVFYSPYAMQRDPRSFDDPLCFDPDRWAPERAARIPRFAMEPFSAGDRRCPGDHFSLTELALMAIAVVSRWRLSPSEVDEHMRLGVTLRPRLLLLRPEARR from the coding sequence ATGAATGCCATCGCCATGACGGATAACGAGCCTCCTGTCGCCCATGGCGCCGTCCCGTTACTGGGCCATGTGCCGAAATTCGCCAGGGATCCGCTCGGTTTCCTGAGTGCGCTACGCGACGACGGCGAGCTGGTGCGGCTCAGGCTGGGGCCACGTCCTGCCTATGCGGCATGTTCGCCCGCGCTGCTTGGCGAGCTGCTCAGTAGTGACCCGGAGACATTCATCGTCGGCGGCCCCATGTGGGATGCGCTGAAGGCGTTGCTCGGCGAAGGCGTTGCCACCAGCAATGGCGCACTGCACCGGCGCCAGCGCCGAATGATCCAGCCTGCCTTCCGGCGCGAGCAGGTCGCCCGTTATGCCCCGGCCATGCACGAAGAGGCCGAGGCCATGGCCGCTGGTTGGCAAGACGGCAAACCCGTCGACATCACCGGCGCCACTTTCGACCTGAGCGTCCGCGTCGTCGCCCGCACGCTTCTTCGGACCGACGCGCTCGCCGAATCCGCTGAGCTCGGGAGCGCCCTGCGTACATTGTTTCGAGGCATGTACCGACAGATGCTGTTGTCGCCGCTGCCGTTACCCCGTCGGCTTACCCGCGGCAACCGCGCCTTCCGCCAGGCATTGGCGTCCCTGCACGGCATCGTTGACCAGGTAATCGCGCAGCGACGCGCCGATGCCGCTGGCGACGACTTGGTAGCCACGCTGTTGGCCGCGCGCGACGAGGCTACCGGCCAGCCACTGGATCACCAGGAAATTCACGATCATGTGATTTCCCTGCTGGTCGGTGGCACCGACTCCGTCGCGGCCACCATGGCCTGGCTGCTGCTGCACCTGGCGCAGCATGCGGACGTGCAACAGCGTATTCATGACGAACTCTGCGCTGCGCGGAGTACCGGGCCGCTGGACGCCACCCGGCTGCGCGAGCTGCCTTATCTGCGCAATGTCGTTACCGAATCGATGCGTATCCAGCCGGCCGTGTGGCTGTTCACGCGGCGCGCGAGCAGGGCTGTCGTGCTCGGTGGATATCGTATCGAGGCGGGCGCTGATGTGTTCTATAGCCCCTACGCCATGCAGCGCGATCCTCGCTCGTTCGACGACCCGCTGTGCTTCGATCCGGACCGTTGGGCGCCGGAACGAGCCGCGCGCATTCCACGTTTTGCGATGGAACCCTTCAGTGCCGGCGACCGCCGCTGCCCTGGCGACCACTTCAGCCTGACGGAACTGGCCTTGATGGCTATAGCGGTAGTGTCGCGCTGGCGGTTGAGTCCCTCGGAAGTCGACGAGCACATGCGCTTAGGGGTGACGCTTCGCCCAAGGCTGTTGTTGTTGCGACCGGAAGCGCGCAGATAA
- the ispC gene encoding 1-deoxy-D-xylulose-5-phosphate reductoisomerase, translated as MHRLAILGSTGSVGTSTLDVVARHPDRFEIVALTAHRRIDRLYEQCARFRPAYAVVGEAHDALRLNATLRQAGLPTRVAYGQDALCDVARSAECDTVVAAIVGAAGLRPSLAAARAGKRILLANKEALVMSGALFMRAVAEHQATLLPVDSEHNAIFQCLDQARGGQGVERLILTASGGPFLRRAPDSLHEVSPDEACAHPNWSMGRKISVDSATMMNKGLEVIEAHWLFGMPPERIDVVIHPQSVIHSMVAYADQSVLAQLGVPDMRTPIAHALAYPARIASGVTPLDLARLSGLTFETPDPAQFPCLRLALNVLRDGCQASVALNAANEIAVEAFLYGAIRFTAIAEVVEDTLLRWPIDRHGADLDDILAADARARAHARQSVRRRGALRPAAAALY; from the coding sequence ATGCATCGCCTCGCCATCCTCGGTTCGACGGGTTCCGTTGGCACCAGCACGTTGGATGTCGTCGCCCGGCATCCGGACCGCTTCGAGATCGTCGCTCTCACCGCGCACCGTCGCATCGATCGCCTGTATGAGCAATGCGCGCGCTTCCGTCCGGCCTATGCCGTGGTCGGCGAAGCGCACGATGCCCTACGCCTGAACGCCACGCTGCGGCAGGCGGGGTTGCCGACGCGCGTCGCGTATGGCCAGGACGCGCTGTGCGACGTGGCGCGCTCGGCCGAATGCGACACCGTGGTCGCCGCCATCGTCGGTGCGGCCGGCCTGCGCCCATCGCTTGCCGCCGCGCGCGCCGGCAAGCGCATCCTGCTGGCGAACAAGGAGGCCCTGGTGATGTCGGGTGCGCTGTTCATGCGCGCCGTGGCCGAGCATCAGGCCACCCTGCTGCCGGTGGACAGCGAACACAACGCGATCTTCCAGTGCCTGGATCAGGCGCGCGGCGGCCAGGGCGTGGAGCGGCTGATTCTCACCGCCTCCGGCGGCCCCTTCCTGCGCCGCGCGCCGGATAGCCTGCACGAGGTCTCGCCCGACGAGGCCTGCGCGCACCCGAACTGGAGCATGGGCCGCAAGATCTCAGTCGATTCGGCCACCATGATGAACAAGGGCCTGGAAGTGATCGAGGCGCACTGGCTGTTCGGCATGCCGCCCGAGCGCATCGACGTCGTGATCCATCCGCAGAGCGTGATCCACTCCATGGTGGCTTATGCCGATCAGTCCGTACTCGCGCAACTCGGCGTGCCGGACATGCGCACACCCATCGCTCACGCCCTCGCCTACCCGGCGCGCATCGCCTCCGGCGTGACGCCGCTGGACCTTGCCAGACTGTCGGGGCTGACCTTCGAAACGCCGGATCCGGCACAGTTTCCCTGCCTTCGCCTGGCCCTGAACGTGCTGCGCGATGGCTGCCAGGCCAGTGTGGCGCTCAATGCCGCCAACGAAATCGCGGTCGAGGCCTTTCTCTACGGTGCGATCCGCTTCACCGCCATCGCCGAGGTCGTGGAGGACACGCTGCTGCGCTGGCCGATCGACCGGCACGGTGCCGACCTGGACGACATCCTCGCCGCCGACGCGCGAGCCCGCGCCCATGCGCGCCAATCGGTGCGCCGTCGCGGTGCACTTCGCCCGGCCGCCGCGGCCCTCTACTGA
- a CDS encoding farnesyl diphosphate synthase yields MYAAPASPSAALSPQPLSPPAPPLDAWMREIATRTEHALDRFLPAASAAPTLLHEAMRYATLAGGKRMRALLCHAAGAVVDADPAALDAAAAAIEMIHAYSLVHDDLPAMDNDALRRGKPTVHIKYGDANAILVGDGLQALAFETACKAPLPPAQCIALVRELAAASGSLGMVGGQCIDLTSTGLRLSLDELERMHRMKTGALFRAAVLMGAHCGAPPVALQVIEALERYQQAIGLAFQVVDDILDVTADAATLGKTAGKDMQANKPTYVSVLGLSASRKLAIDLREQARTALAPLGDRAVRLSALADLVVERAY; encoded by the coding sequence ATGTACGCAGCCCCTGCCTCGCCCAGCGCCGCCCTTTCGCCGCAACCGTTGTCGCCACCAGCGCCACCGCTCGATGCCTGGATGCGCGAGATAGCGACACGCACCGAGCATGCCCTCGACCGGTTCCTCCCCGCCGCATCCGCGGCCCCCACCTTGCTGCACGAGGCGATGCGCTACGCCACGCTGGCCGGCGGCAAACGGATGCGCGCGTTGCTGTGCCATGCCGCGGGCGCGGTGGTCGATGCCGATCCTGCCGCGCTCGATGCCGCCGCCGCCGCGATCGAAATGATCCATGCCTATTCGCTGGTGCATGACGATCTGCCTGCGATGGACAACGACGCCCTGCGTCGCGGCAAGCCTACCGTGCACATCAAGTACGGCGACGCGAATGCGATCCTGGTCGGCGATGGCTTGCAGGCCCTTGCTTTCGAGACCGCATGCAAGGCTCCGCTGCCTCCGGCGCAATGCATTGCTCTGGTGCGCGAGCTGGCGGCAGCCAGCGGTTCGCTGGGCATGGTCGGCGGCCAATGCATCGACCTGACCAGCACCGGCCTGCGCCTGTCGCTCGACGAGCTCGAACGCATGCACCGCATGAAAACCGGCGCGCTGTTCCGCGCCGCCGTATTGATGGGCGCGCATTGCGGTGCGCCGCCGGTAGCGCTACAGGTCATCGAGGCGCTGGAGCGCTATCAACAGGCGATCGGCCTGGCCTTCCAGGTCGTGGACGACATCCTGGACGTGACCGCCGATGCGGCCACGCTGGGCAAGACCGCCGGCAAGGACATGCAGGCAAACAAACCTACCTATGTGTCGGTCCTCGGGCTGAGCGCCTCGCGCAAACTCGCCATCGATCTGCGCGAGCAGGCACGGACTGCCCTGGCCCCACTCGGCGACCGGGCCGTTCGGCTGAGCGCCTTGGCCGACCTGGTCGTAGAGCGTGCCTACTGA
- a CDS encoding ferredoxin--NADP reductase produces MRNGNHYRETVLSVRHWTDRVFSFSTTRPDSLRFENGQFIMLGLPGGEERPLMRAYSFASANYEDALEFLSIKMPQGKLTSRLQRIQPGDELLLSDKPVGSLILPNLLPGKRIYLLGTGTGLAPFLSIAKDPELYERFEQVILVHGVRHRADLVYGDLFTRELPEHELLGEAARRQLTYYPTVTREPFPQQGRITTLIESGQLFRDLDVPPMDPAVDRVMLCGSMAMLNDMRRVLGDLGLREGCTREAGHFLVERAYVE; encoded by the coding sequence ATGCGCAACGGTAACCACTATCGCGAAACCGTGCTCAGCGTCCGCCATTGGACCGACCGCGTGTTCTCCTTCTCCACCACGCGACCCGATTCGCTGCGCTTCGAGAACGGCCAGTTCATCATGCTCGGCCTGCCCGGCGGGGAAGAGCGCCCCCTGATGCGGGCCTACAGCTTCGCCAGCGCCAACTACGAGGACGCACTGGAGTTCCTCAGCATCAAGATGCCGCAGGGCAAACTCACTTCACGATTGCAGCGCATCCAGCCCGGCGATGAGCTGCTGCTCAGCGATAAGCCGGTGGGCAGCCTGATCCTGCCCAACCTGCTGCCGGGCAAGCGCATCTACCTGCTCGGCACCGGTACCGGACTGGCGCCGTTTCTCAGCATCGCGAAGGACCCCGAGCTGTACGAGCGCTTCGAGCAGGTGATCCTGGTGCATGGCGTGCGGCACCGCGCCGATCTGGTCTACGGCGACCTGTTCACGCGCGAACTACCGGAGCACGAGCTGCTCGGCGAGGCCGCGCGGCGGCAGCTGACCTACTACCCGACCGTCACGCGCGAACCCTTTCCGCAGCAAGGTCGCATCACCACGCTGATCGAGAGTGGCCAGCTATTTCGCGACCTCGATGTGCCGCCCATGGACCCTGCCGTCGATCGCGTCATGCTGTGCGGCAGCATGGCCATGCTCAACGACATGCGCCGTGTGCTCGGCGACCTCGGGTTGCGCGAAGGCTGCACCCGCGAAGCCGGTCATTTTCTGGTCGAACGCGCCTACGTGGAGTGA
- the ispH gene encoding 4-hydroxy-3-methylbut-2-enyl diphosphate reductase: MRVILAQPRGFCAGVVRAIDTVEHALQRHGAPVYVRHEIVHNKHVVNSLKAKGAIFVEELDEVPADAVAVFSAHGVSAAVENDARHRELRVLDATCPLVSKVHDQGRRYAARGYALILIGHANHPEVIGTMGQIPVPVALVQNKADVAALTFPADAPLAYITQTTLSVDDTRDIIEALKARYPNIVGPSTRDICYATQNRQVAARELARMADVVLVVGSPNSSNSLRLREIAAEAGTPSYLLTDGGDLRPEWVRAARTVGVTAGASAPESMVEDVIAALRRIAPVELSIMDGRQEKAVFPLPAPLLEQAS; the protein is encoded by the coding sequence ATGCGCGTCATCCTCGCCCAGCCCCGCGGCTTCTGTGCCGGCGTGGTCCGCGCCATCGATACCGTCGAGCACGCCCTGCAGCGCCACGGCGCGCCGGTCTACGTGCGCCACGAGATCGTGCACAACAAGCACGTGGTGAACAGCCTCAAGGCGAAAGGCGCGATCTTCGTCGAGGAACTGGACGAAGTGCCCGCCGACGCCGTGGCCGTGTTCAGCGCGCACGGCGTCAGCGCGGCGGTGGAAAACGACGCGAGGCATCGCGAGCTGCGCGTGCTGGACGCTACCTGTCCGCTGGTCAGCAAGGTCCATGATCAGGGCCGCCGCTACGCGGCCAGGGGCTACGCGCTGATCCTGATCGGGCACGCCAACCATCCGGAGGTGATCGGCACCATGGGCCAGATCCCGGTGCCGGTGGCGCTGGTACAGAACAAAGCCGACGTCGCGGCACTCACCTTCCCCGCCGACGCGCCACTGGCCTACATCACACAAACCACGCTGAGCGTGGACGACACGCGAGACATCATCGAGGCGCTGAAGGCGCGCTATCCAAACATCGTCGGCCCAAGCACGCGCGACATCTGTTATGCCACGCAGAACCGCCAGGTCGCCGCCAGGGAGCTGGCCAGGATGGCCGACGTAGTGCTGGTAGTCGGCTCGCCGAACAGTTCCAATTCGCTGCGCCTGCGCGAAATCGCGGCAGAGGCAGGCACGCCCAGCTACCTGCTCACCGACGGCGGCGACCTGCGCCCGGAATGGGTGCGCGCCGCCCGTACGGTCGGCGTCACCGCCGGCGCCTCCGCGCCCGAATCGATGGTGGAAGACGTGATCGCCGCGCTGCGCCGGATCGCGCCAGTCGAACTGTCCATCATGGACGGGCGCCAGGAGAAGGCGGTGTTTCCACTGCCGGCGCCGCTGCTGGAGCAAGCCTCATGA
- the ispG gene encoding flavodoxin-dependent (E)-4-hydroxy-3-methylbut-2-enyl-diphosphate synthase encodes MTAFGRRYSRQVRIGHVAVGGDAPVRVQAMTNTDTADARATAEQVAALALAGAELVRITVNDDDAAAQVAAIRDELDRRDIAVPLVGDFHFNGHRLLAKHPSCAEALAKYRINPGNVGRGSKRDENFAFMIETACRYGKPVRIGVNWGSLDQALLARLMDDNARLAQPADAAIVMREALVASALDSAARALELGLPADRIVLSAKVSKVPDLVAVYSTLAARCDYPLHLGLTEAGMGLKGIVASSVALGGLLQRGIGDTIRVSLTPEPGGDRTREVQVAQQILQSLGLRSFMPTVTSCPGCGRTTSTVFQELAARIEAHLQTHRHAWRTRYPGSETLHVAVMGCVVNGPGESRLAPIGISLPGSGERPVAPVYIDGKHATTLHGDTIADDFMHLIEDYVAARYGSDAQARQRLENSLARKEGGTHAGAAAHAME; translated from the coding sequence ATGACCGCATTCGGGCGGCGGTACAGCCGGCAGGTACGGATCGGTCACGTCGCCGTCGGCGGCGACGCGCCGGTGCGGGTGCAAGCCATGACCAACACGGACACGGCCGATGCCAGGGCCACCGCCGAGCAGGTCGCCGCCCTCGCGCTGGCCGGCGCGGAGCTGGTACGTATCACGGTCAACGACGACGATGCCGCCGCTCAGGTCGCCGCGATCCGTGACGAACTCGACCGGCGCGACATCGCCGTGCCGCTGGTCGGCGACTTCCACTTCAATGGCCACCGTCTTCTGGCCAAACACCCATCCTGTGCCGAGGCACTGGCGAAGTACCGCATCAACCCCGGCAACGTCGGGCGCGGCAGCAAGCGCGATGAGAACTTCGCCTTCATGATCGAAACCGCTTGCCGCTACGGCAAGCCGGTGCGCATCGGGGTGAACTGGGGCAGCCTCGACCAGGCCCTGCTGGCTAGGCTGATGGACGACAACGCCCGGCTCGCGCAGCCCGCCGATGCCGCCATCGTGATGCGCGAAGCGCTGGTCGCCTCGGCCCTGGACAGCGCCGCGCGCGCGCTTGAACTGGGCCTGCCCGCCGACCGCATCGTGCTCTCGGCCAAGGTCAGCAAGGTGCCTGACCTGGTGGCGGTGTACAGCACGCTCGCCGCGCGTTGCGACTACCCGCTGCACCTGGGGCTCACCGAGGCGGGCATGGGTCTGAAAGGCATCGTTGCTTCGTCCGTCGCGCTGGGCGGCCTGCTGCAGCGAGGCATCGGCGACACCATCCGCGTCTCGCTGACGCCCGAGCCCGGCGGCGACCGCACCCGCGAAGTCCAGGTCGCCCAGCAGATCCTGCAGAGCCTAGGCCTGCGCAGCTTCATGCCGACGGTGACCTCGTGCCCCGGTTGCGGACGCACCACCAGTACGGTGTTCCAGGAACTCGCCGCGCGCATCGAAGCCCATCTGCAGACGCACCGGCACGCCTGGCGCACGCGCTATCCAGGCTCCGAAACCCTCCACGTCGCCGTCATGGGTTGCGTGGTGAACGGTCCCGGCGAAAGTCGCCTGGCCCCAATCGGCATCTCTCTGCCCGGCTCCGGCGAACGTCCCGTAGCGCCGGTCTACATCGACGGGAAGCACGCTACCACGCTTCACGGCGACACCATCGCCGACGATTTCATGCATTTGATCGAAGACTACGTGGCCGCGCGCTACGGCAGCGACGCACAGGCGCGGCAACGGCTGGAAAACAGCCTGGCGCGCAAGGAAGGCGGCACGCACGCCGGCGCGGCAGCCCACGCCATGGAATGA
- a CDS encoding Rieske 2Fe-2S domain-containing protein: MKPPTRTTANAHGARIGTLSPFPDGWFAAAFSSELKPGAVRTIRFMGGERVLYRTRSGRACMVEPHCPHLGAHLGHGGQVDGDLLVCPFHSFRYATDGHCVSHGPQSGPGRIRTRTWPLRELHGVIHAWHGAGGGEPAWPLPEADLEGFSAARETSLDVRGHIQNFTENTIDQGHYAPIHALTDFRLDPPPRFDGHRMAVDLAARWRGLPFRMHLDIHGLGYCHLTSELPQLGARIAALVLPTPTGEETWVLRHAQRLRIPAFSRLPAPLRDAFYVPLTWYIDRWLKTQLTLDTRIWNYRRYPEHPRLVQSDGPIMAYRRWAAQFYPAGESAPADMRQADTERRPANEIARSHVRADALYSSSPLSDPS, translated from the coding sequence ATGAAGCCACCGACCCGTACCACGGCGAATGCGCATGGCGCGCGCATCGGCACACTATCGCCCTTCCCTGACGGCTGGTTCGCCGCGGCGTTCAGCAGCGAGCTCAAGCCCGGCGCGGTACGCACCATCCGCTTCATGGGTGGCGAGCGCGTGCTATACCGCACGCGTTCCGGACGCGCCTGCATGGTGGAGCCGCATTGCCCGCACCTGGGTGCGCACCTCGGCCACGGCGGCCAGGTGGACGGCGATCTGCTCGTTTGCCCGTTCCACAGCTTCCGCTATGCCACGGATGGCCATTGCGTGAGCCATGGGCCGCAATCGGGGCCGGGCAGAATCCGGACACGCACCTGGCCGCTGCGCGAGCTTCACGGCGTGATCCATGCCTGGCATGGCGCGGGCGGCGGCGAGCCCGCGTGGCCACTACCCGAAGCTGATCTGGAAGGATTTTCCGCGGCGCGCGAGACCTCGCTGGACGTGCGCGGCCACATCCAGAATTTCACCGAGAACACCATCGACCAGGGGCATTACGCACCCATCCATGCGCTCACCGATTTCAGGCTCGATCCGCCACCGCGCTTCGACGGCCACCGCATGGCGGTCGACCTGGCGGCCCGCTGGCGCGGACTGCCCTTCCGCATGCATCTGGACATCCATGGGCTGGGCTATTGCCACCTGACCAGCGAGCTACCGCAGCTGGGTGCACGGATCGCGGCCCTGGTGCTGCCCACGCCGACCGGCGAGGAAACCTGGGTATTGCGGCACGCGCAGCGTCTGCGCATCCCCGCTTTCTCCAGGCTGCCGGCACCCCTGCGCGATGCGTTCTATGTGCCGCTCACCTGGTACATCGACCGCTGGCTGAAGACGCAACTCACGCTGGATACGCGTATATGGAATTACCGCCGCTATCCGGAGCATCCGCGGCTGGTACAAAGCGACGGGCCGATCATGGCGTACCGGCGCTGGGCCGCGCAGTTCTATCCCGCCGGCGAGAGTGCGCCCGCCGACATGCGCCAGGCCGATACCGAACGCCGGCCGGCGAATGAAATCGCCCGGTCACATGTCCGCGCTGACGCGCTCTATTCCTCCTCTCCGCTGAGCGATCCGTCATGA